Part of the Vanacampus margaritifer isolate UIUO_Vmar chromosome 12, RoL_Vmar_1.0, whole genome shotgun sequence genome, TATTCCAAGGACAGATTTGTAACCTTTGCTTTCAGAGCTCCCAACGCACTTGATCAATGTTCATTAGGGTCCATGATGCTTCATTACACGCGTGGAGGTACGACCGAAAAAACTGCATGCACACACTCAGTGACACAAATGCCTCAGTGGAGTTCATTTTAAGAGAGgcttgtgtgagtttttttcatGGCTAAATGGAAAAGGATCACTGTGGATAATCGTCACAATCGCTCATTTGTCTGCAAATATCAATAATTGCTGTCATTAGTTTTAAAGGtcataaaaaaaaggcagcggGTTTTAATGTGGCCTATTTTGCATATTAAAAAGGTGAGCAGCACCTCGGAGCTACACTTACTCATAGTCAATATGCTAATAGCCCGAGACAATCAGTGCCACTATGCTACTTGTTTAACGGTCTGTTTGCCAGTACTGCGTGATCTTCGAATATTAgagattaaacaaataaataactctGTCATCATTGAGAATCTCGTAGTGTTCCAACTTTCTAGTGTTGACACTTACTCCTGCCTCTAAATGGTCATTTAATGATTATTGGCGTTGAAATTAGTGGCTAAAAAAGGACAAAGGCATGTAAATGTGCTATAAGTTTCCTcttgaaacgttttttttttttttcaatagtttagtttattaatagatttttttttttttatattgttgattttttttttttgaataaacattgtttaaaattctaaatgttttcatttaacaAGTTGCCATGTGATTCAAgtccctattaaaaaaaattgttttataaataaaacacttgGCAGGATAAGCACTAAAGTCACTAGGAAGCTATTCTAAATACTATACTAATTTTGTTACCAAAAAATGTCACTCTGAGCTAGGGCggggcgatatggccaaaaaatagaATCTCGATTTTTACTGACATTCAGGaagattacgattttaatcgatttaAATCTAATAagcccaacaaacatttatttaaaggtttcatttattcaaaaaataattcctgcgcaaaatgttcagacaacaataatatatactgattctaaattagttttgacATAATCTTATAATTGATAGTTTTTTCTTAACCCCTGGgcattatttgaccattttttggctttttgttggttctgaccaagccatttcaaaataaaataacgcccaggggttttaaatgccacaattaagtagttcgCAGCTAtagtaaacatgtcttgtaaagcatGCATCCATCATTctgccacaaaaacatttgaatgtaacacaaTTTAAGAACAACCGCCTTTAATAATCCaagacaaaatttgatttcacaaTTTAGAAACAGTccgattttttaaatgacgatgtatccaattaatttgatttattgcccagtcCTACTTTGagctaataaaatgtaaaaataataataataataataataataataataataataataataataataataataataataataataataataataataatatacacttGTTAcatcaaattacaaaaaattaaaatccgTGTATGTACACAATAATTTGTGTACATacactgatttttattttccctgtcCCTGCCCCAGTGTAATCACTGGGGCAGGGACAGGGAAGGAAAATTTAAATTTCATACCACAtatgaatacaaatacatacacacacactctcacacacacaaatacacatttcTTTAATCATGTCCAACTAAATTCATGACAACACAATAGAATGCACAAGATGTTCCATGCCAACGTGTTATTTTACAATGATCAGATGGATGTTACTTTTGAGAAATCCAAATCTCTTACTCTTATTTGCAATTATGACTACGGCTCAGTAGTTAGTGAGCACTTTGTAAATTAACAACATTTGGTATAGAACATTTTAATGATACACTGCAATGAGAAGGAGGGGTGGCAGGGGTAAAGTAAGGTAGCTAGTATCAACAAAACATAAGAAGCTAGTTTAGATTGTTGTACCTGTCTGTCTATGTGACAGTGTCCAAACTGAaatttgtgaaaagaaaaacaagagttAACAGATTCATATGACAAACATCAGGTTGAAtgtgtgacaaaaataaaaaggaaaggatGCAATGTGCCAACAAACaagccaaaaagaaaaaatggtgGACTGACAATTGTGCTCAAATTGTGAtcaacaaaaaactattttactaACTAACTATTTATAGGACTAGAAAGAACTAGCCCAATTTAAATTCATCCCAAAACAAgttgttttatgttatgttgtgGCTAACTCCTTAGCATAACATCCAACTGATGCTAAGAAATGTTCATGTCTTAAACCCAacattcacaacaacaaaaaaatggagagaTGGAAAGAGATGACTTTCTGCACCTTCTGTACAACCATAATATGTTCaaatcaatttaatttaataaaatgttgatTTGTGAGATATACTGTAGAccagtgtggaaaaaaatatttctttctgtATATAGAATGAATGACTGTGAAATCAATTTACAACAAATTGAGCCATTAATCACCTCAAATATGTCCCACTTGTGGCTAACATAGTATCCAGCTGACATCCAGAATTGACAGTGTTAGCTTGCTTGCCGGAAGAAAAGAACAACAAAGCCCACAGCTCAAAAATGGCCTACttaagtaaatatataaatattttaattttatcaagTAAAATCTTGATTTGCAACATTACAGGGTGGGTTGAGAGCCGCAGCTACAGTAGGTGGTAAAAGGTAATTATTAACATTCAGTCGCTAGctagtgtggaaaaaaagaaatgcctgCCTATCGATAATTAGCTTAAATAACTTACTTGGaatttaaagaaattaaaagcCTGAAATGGATATGCTgtgttgaaaatggatggataattaattgaattaaattggatttattgtttttcataAGATTGTGTCATGAACCACAGCTAACTGGCCGGAATGTTAAATCTGGTATctgatttttaaacaaaagcaaatattaatACTGTAAGCTAAAACTGTTCAGATGTTTTTTGTGAATAAACTGGAGTATAAACTCACCAATTTGGGCTGGGACAAGTTTATATAAAgtttaataaaatattgatttgtATGAGCCAAAGAGACGTGATGAGATGTGGCTAGCTGGTTAACATGGTAAATTACACATTAGACCAacatttagaaaaacaaaaagcaatatTTATAAACTAAAATTCTCAGATGACTAACACGGCAATgccatgttgtttttaaatatggagTGATTGATAGCAACGTTATTCAATAAAATGTGTGGAATACAACAAGGTGGTAGGAACTACAACTAGCTTGTTAACAATTGGACTAAATTTGGTAATAACTATAGACACATGTTTTAAACTATATTGCAGGCCCTATTTTAAGTTAAAGGAACAAAGGAATTCAAGTTCACTTATAGTCCAAGAttgaagaagaaacaaaatggGTCATGAATATGGAATGTtacaaaagacaacaacataAATTCAAACGATGAACGAGTGAGAGACTTTGTAACATCCATCCGCCCAAGCAGCTAGCGCTCTTTTCAGATTAGCATTCTTGGCTCTCGTTAGATCCAGATTTAGCGTTGGCTAATCCGCGGACCGCCCAAGGTCGCATTGGCTTTTGTCTTGAAGGGGTGGATTTCCATCCtctttttgtgaattttggcaATCCCCCATTTCACGGCTCCACACGCAGGCAGAGTACACAAATACCGATTAGGACAAATTTGAGCATCAAAGTAAGAGAAGGTCAGATTATCAGATGTTGCTATATTTCTCCTACCAATTATCCAGTGATTTGGGACGATTTCGCCTGTTCAATATTTAAAGTTGGGTACGCACATAACCGATAATCAGGCCTAATTTGCGCATTTTACCTCAACTTCGCTCAAGTCAAGAAAGGCCCGATTGTCAGAAGTCTGTAGATGATTATTCTGACCGATTATCCTGTTGAGTCATTTTTCCTCCCTGATCTAATCAATTTTTTCAACCTTTTTAACAGTGTGGTATACGTGGGCCCCCCTCAGCCTGACCCCGGTTTTAACAACTACCACAGACTTCCTCAGAATTCAGTGATTAGCACTTTTATGCACATATGGTTTAACGGCGTGCAGCATGTATACATTACTGGCCATATAAGAGACACCAGAGACTTGTGTTGCTCTTGTGTGATTATGCAGgaaattaaaaatgcattgcTTTAATAGGAGAGAGTAAAGGAACAGTCTCTCTTACTGAGAGAATTCCAAGAGCTTCTCATATAAAAGTTGCTCTAATTAAATTTTGCAAGAGGCGATATTCTTCTTTCTCTGGTCCatcaatttttttctgtccaaatcAATCCTGCGGGAGGTTTTTATGTCATCACAATTTAGAGAGGCTGCAGTTGATTGATTGGTTATTACGCACGTTAACTGAAATCAATTATGTCGCATTTACCACTTTGCACAAATTGTACAAAATACTGCAGCATCATTAGACTATATGTTATATGTACTTGCCATAAAACATCTAAAcatgtttaaatttaaatttattttaatgttttgtcgTAAATTAGAAATATAAGTATAACAATTTTGCTCCTATGgcaatttaatttcattaactTCCCCTCTCTCGATTTaattatccatctatctatctatctatctatctatctatctatctatctatctatctatctatctatctatctatctatctatctatctatctatctatctatctatctatctatctctctctctatatacgtatgtgtgaaATAAGTGGTTTTGATATGATACATAATGGCAGGGTGTGgtggttgttttttgggggggttgttcCCAATTTGCAGCATCATTTAAATTGTAACTTTACTCATCAAACCCCCTCAAAAATGAGTCCCTAAttagtcaatggcagtggatcaGTTGGGACTCAATGGATCAATACAgtcagaacacacacacgcacgtacacacacacacacatgtgcgcacaaatacacacacggaGGGAGAGGGAAAGCTGGTCTTACCGTTGGAGCGCCTGACAATATTCTCCAAAAAAGTATTCTGAGGGGCCACAAGTCCTCGGCGGCCCCCCGCCATCCTGCCGCTTCACTCAGCCTCCTCCGGGCGAGGCGCCGCGCAGTGCTCCCGCGTCATGGTGCCGCGGTGCGGGTGAGTGTGTGCTGCTTTTGCGGCGGCTGCTGGCTCCTCAGCCCGCTGGTGCGGCggctcctcatcatcatcatcatccaagaagaggaggagggaggagaaCGCGTGAGATGCTGACTTGGATGCGGGGAGGGGTGGGGCCTCCCCGACTGTGAGGGGgcttcctccacctcctccttctCATCATCATCCCTCCCTCGTCTCATGGAAGAGGATGAGGTGCCACAGTGACACCTGCAGGATGAATGGGCACACACACTCTTGAGTGAGCTTTCTAGGGCGAATTTTCATTAGGTAGTAAAAGTACAGTGGCGCCTCGAGATACGAGCCTTTGTTTGGCCGAGCTTTTGCTTTAACTTGCGAGCAAAAACTCGATAGGTGGAAGTGAACTCAACTTCACAACAGTAGTAGTTTGGAAGATGTACAACCACAtaagtcagctagcttaatgctaactttcttcttcttaatgGGAAACAAACGGGCTAATGACGCGTCCATGTTACAACGCCTTTAAAACATCAAATGTGCgacagataatataacaatactcaatcACACAGCATTTTTCAGCCTCTgcgaaaagtttttaaaaatacatttattaaattttgccTTTGCAAAAAGTACATTACCGATGTTATGACTCTTCTTCGATTGTCTACATgaatgtattatactgccctcgATGGCCAAGAAGCACACATCCGAAGGAACCACAATAAATCAGTAGTTATGAcgcacaaactgtttaattctttacattctgttGAATTGCGGTATTCctgtatgttttaaaaagtaaaatatgggtgttattttcattattaaaaacacgtcacaaaaacaaattggtAGGTTTATTGGAgcggctggaatggattaagcTTGTATCTTAATGTACAAAAAGTATAAATGTACTTAATATTTTCATCAGCGTGTCTATGTTAAAGCCATTTAACACTACAGCCATGTAGAGTAGATAATAGTGAAAAAAAGACTTACCAGTGTACTATTGTATAAAGATATACGCATCATAAAAGTGGTCATCATAATGTGGgattttacaaatgttttaagAATAATCTGCAGTTgaaagtattttggatttaaaaaatacccccccccccccccaaaaaaaagctttatctTCATataatttcatacattttagtaTGGCCCTCAGACTATATTAAGGTGTGAAGAGTGGACTGTGGTGGTTGCTATGGAAACCAGCAAGGCTCAGTGCACCAAAAAGGTGATAAACTCATTAAAAATGAAGCCCTTCCAGCGAGAAAATGTTTGGAAATGTGCTGGACAGGAAGCAGAACAACAGTTGTTAATAATTCAAGAAACAAACTTTAGTCTGAAGATGTTCACACATCTACCTCGAAGTGGTAGTCAGAGTATGCTGTTCCCACATAGCACATTCAGTTATATAATTTCTATAGTTATGCCTAGAACTATTTGGACAGGATAAGATATTTTCCCACCATAACAGGAGGTTTGAAATACAACCATCAAGACTTTTAGAATGGCAACAAACACCTGGCGACGTATCTCCATGATGATGTCTAGGCCCAAACTtactaaaaaactaaatttaaaaacataaataagctCCCACTTAGGTGGAACCCAAAAGATTAAGAATTGCAATACAGTAAAGCCCCGTTATTGATGGAACACGGGGACAGAGTCCGACCGTGAATAATGGCACCCACCCCAAAGGGAAGATTCCAAAATGATGGCAAGAAAACCACATCAACTACATTTGTACACAATCGGGAACCCCTGAAAACAACTGTAATAGcccaaataataattattgtaaattGAGAAGTATCCCTATTAGCTCAAGTTTTTTAACTTAACCTgcggaataagcggttaagaaaacagatggatggatgtatccCTGTTTTCTGGGCTTTTTCCTTCCGTTTGCAACtactccttttttctttttttatctgagAAGTTAATGTGGTTTTCTTGGTTAATTTTACAGTGAATGATGCAGCAGCATAGTCATTAGTGGAGAAAGTGTGTGGAcggtattatgtaaattagctcCACTGGTATATAAAAGAAGCCAGAAAGATgggcaacttaaaaaaaagaactcacAAATCCAGTTGCAGCTTTCCCAaatgatttttatatataaatgacaataatatatatctGGTGTACATACATTCCTAACAACAAGTTAGAAATATTGAGCCACATCTATGCTTTTCTCTGTTTTAATGGCTCAAACAGACAATATTTTCAGTTCAGCTTTCCACCACAACGACATATTGAAATGTCTTTCCGTGTCCAAACCAAAGCGTTACGGTGACCAGTTCTTGGAGATGCCGAGGTGAGCGAGATGATCTGTGACGGTCTTGTGCTTGGGGAAATTATTGAACTTGGTCTCCTTGATGTTCAGCCAGTTTATCGCCCGGCGCTCTGCGGCGTGTCCTGCCTCCTGCTCCACCGTCATGTAGGATCGGCTGATCCAGTACTCGTTCTCAGCCTCGCGCTCCAGATGCTTCAGCATGTTGCGCTTCATCTGCCACGTGACGGGCCGCGGACGCCGGTACTTGCCGATCCACTGTTTGCCCGGGATGCCTTTACGCAGCAGAGCCAGGGTGAGGAACATGGTGGCCGCTCGCTTCCCTGatggcgcacgcacacacgttttAAGTGCAGTGGAACAACCTAGAACAGTCCTAGCGCTAacactgagtgtcaagcagagaggAAAACGGGTCCcaattttatagtctttggtatgacccggtcGGGGATtaaacccacgacctcccagtctcagggcggacaaaaaaaacggaattgcTAAAGCCCTAAATCTATCCAAACAATCGTTTAAATTGTAAcgatcaaatatttattttgtctgcaGCTGTAACAGAATACACACTGGGCACAACTCAACTCATGCGCAGTCGTTCCACTCACTGGTTGCTTTACTTGATTCTTGCACATTCAATGTTCAATTGTTCTGTAATCTTCAAAGATATCACAGCCACAATCATAACAGGAGCAAAGTTTATCTTGTTTCACTACAACCATTTACAAAGAGCGCTTAAAACCACGCTGGTAGCTGCGTAAGCTGAATATACCTAGTCCTTCATGTGAGACGTTGCGGTCTTGTCAAGTTGTCATTCTTTGTTCCCTCTTGTCTAAatgcatgtgtatatgtattGCAATATATCTTAATGAGCCAAGGGGCATTGAAAACGAAACATAACACAATTCAACTGAATTGATTAACACAATAAAACGCTGTTGCTCCCACGGAATGCTAACTGACTCGCGAGCAAAACAATAGGTCAGACaagatgattttgttttgtaacaTGCAACGAGCAATATATTCCCCTTACCTCACTTCTTACTAAGAAGTACTTAGTAAGCGAAATGCGTTCAACAACCAAGAACAAATTAGAAATGGCGAGATAGAGACAGTTTAAAACCCCTAATAGCACAAATGTAGAACTGTAGGGGTTGGACACTGATCTGAATACATGACTGGATTGCCGATaacccatacacgcccgtgcaagacGTTGAAGTCacagagcggccattttgctcctcccatctcgcgagcagactactgtatagtTGTGCCGGTCTCTATATTTTAacaagtttctttttttgctcagttccttagaccccaacaTTACAAAGTAGATTCGGCAGAGgcatattttgttgaattaaagttataattcttttaataaataaatacaaaatactgaAATTTCCTCCTGCAAATATTAAGCATAtactttataaatgtatttcagGCAAGTTGTAAAAGGTCTTAAGTCCtcctgtttatgtttaacaaatttaaaacatcataaataatGCTCTTTCTACTAAGTACGTTTCTTGGGGGGAGCAATAAGGCGGCCTTCacgacttcaaaagtcttggcctaacGGCTATCCAgccatatattcagatcagtgggaaCATCTACTTCCGGGTTGTTCTACGGCATGGCAGAAAGCTCAAACTTGAGCGTGAGTCGTTCTCCCAATAATAAGCACAAGTGTGACAACAGATAATATGTCAAAGTTTTATTTTCTGTAAATAAATCTATGCATAGTGTGTTTTTAATGGACTGCAATCCCCGATAAATCATTAGTTGAACCTGCTTGTGCGTTCAGATGAGGGTTTCAATGGTTCGCGTACCCTTCCTTGTTTTGACATTCAGGCTAGGATTCATAGGTCCAATGTTGGTAACTAACCTCATTTCTTTTTGAGCGAAACAGTTAAAAGGTTGCGAGAACAAACAAGAAAGGCGACGTTAAGACAGTTTAAAGACCTTCCCCAAAAAACGGCAAAAGTGAAGCGCAGTGACAAAAGTGTTTACGGCGAGTCAGAGAGTTCAAACCTCATCGATATGGCGtttctattttttgttattaagtTAAAGCTGCAAAATTATGATAAA contains:
- the mrpl57 gene encoding large ribosomal subunit protein mL63; the encoded protein is MFLTLALLRKGIPGKQWIGKYRRPRPVTWQMKRNMLKHLEREAENEYWISRSYMTVEQEAGHAAERRAINWLNIKETKFNNFPKHKTVTDHLAHLGISKNWSP